The Streptomyces spororaveus genome includes a region encoding these proteins:
- the grpE gene encoding nucleotide exchange factor GrpE, giving the protein MPTYPQEPDRAAPDPVEPVPEGAGPPPRGDLPQPGPPRPEAANGEPGPDAAGSAPAEDEYTTAILELEDRWRRALADLDNLRKRHARELERERAVERARTAAAFLPVLDNLELALTHAGADPGAIVEGIRAVRDQAVNVLELLGYPRHAETGVAFDPARHEVVGIVQDPDAAPGTVVEVLRPGYGDGERQLRPAAVTVAKRE; this is encoded by the coding sequence ATGCCCACCTACCCCCAGGAACCCGACCGGGCCGCGCCGGATCCGGTCGAACCGGTCCCGGAAGGCGCCGGACCCCCGCCTCGCGGGGATCTGCCCCAACCGGGCCCGCCCCGGCCCGAAGCGGCGAACGGCGAGCCGGGACCCGATGCCGCCGGCTCCGCGCCTGCCGAGGACGAGTACACGACCGCGATCCTGGAACTGGAGGACCGTTGGCGGCGCGCACTCGCCGACCTCGACAACCTTCGCAAGCGTCACGCCAGGGAACTTGAGCGCGAACGGGCGGTGGAGCGGGCCCGCACGGCGGCCGCCTTCCTGCCCGTCCTCGACAACCTCGAACTCGCCCTGACCCACGCGGGCGCCGATCCGGGCGCGATCGTGGAGGGCATCCGGGCCGTACGCGACCAAGCGGTGAACGTCCTCGAACTGCTCGGCTACCCGCGGCACGCGGAGACCGGCGTCGCCTTCGACCCGGCCCGGCACGAGGTGGTCGGCATCGTCCAGGACCCGGACGCCGCACCGGGCACGGTCGTCGAGGTACTGCGCCCCGGCTACGGGGACGGCGAGCGGCAGCTCAGGCCCGCCGCCGTGACCGTCGCGAAGCGGGAGTGA
- the dnaK gene encoding molecular chaperone DnaK codes for MAKAVGIDLGTTNSVIAVWEGGEPSVVPNSEGNRTTPSVVGFTDTGERLVGQLARRQAILNPKGTIYSAKRFIGRHFDEISDEARAVAYDVVEGDGGAARFKVRDKLYAPEEISAQVLRKLTDDASKQLGERVTEAVITVPAYFNDAQRTATKDAGRIAGLEVLRIINEPTAAALAYGVDKKEHETVLVFDLGGGTFDVSILDVGDGVVEVRSTAGDSHLGGDDFDRRLVDHLADDFQKENGIDLRQDAQALQRLFEAAEKAKTELSSVTQTQVSLPFITADAAGPKHLTDSIMRSTFEQITGDLVERCLGPVQQAIADAKVGESDIDEVILVGGSTRIPAVQTLVRRLTGGKEPNMSVNPDEVVALGAAIQAGVLKGEVKDVLLLDVTPLSLGVETRGGVMTKIIERNTTIPVRRSETFSTAEDNQPAVDVVVLQGERELAADNRVLGRFQLTDIRPAPRGEAQIEVTFDIDANGILEVKARDRDTGKEQGITISESSNLDRSEVERMVQEAESNQGQDKALREAVDARNELDAVAYQVEKLLAELGDAAPAHEKARGEMLVSDARTAVKEEAGVERVRPLTSELQQVLAGLAAHQGAAATGGGPGQDAATGGPTSGGGGDDDVIDAEFDKG; via the coding sequence ATGGCCAAGGCAGTGGGCATCGACCTGGGCACCACCAACTCGGTGATCGCCGTGTGGGAGGGCGGAGAGCCATCCGTCGTGCCCAACAGCGAGGGCAACCGCACGACACCGTCCGTGGTGGGCTTCACCGACACCGGGGAACGTCTGGTGGGCCAGCTGGCCCGGCGCCAGGCGATCCTCAATCCCAAGGGCACCATCTACTCGGCCAAGCGGTTCATCGGCCGGCATTTCGACGAGATCTCCGACGAGGCCAGGGCGGTGGCGTACGACGTCGTCGAGGGCGACGGCGGGGCGGCCCGCTTCAAGGTGCGCGACAAGCTGTACGCGCCCGAGGAGATCAGCGCACAGGTGCTGCGCAAACTCACCGACGACGCCTCCAAGCAGCTCGGGGAGCGGGTCACGGAGGCGGTCATCACGGTGCCCGCCTACTTCAACGACGCCCAGCGCACCGCCACCAAGGACGCAGGCCGGATCGCGGGACTGGAAGTGCTGCGGATCATCAACGAGCCGACGGCGGCCGCCCTCGCGTACGGCGTGGACAAGAAGGAGCACGAGACCGTCCTCGTCTTCGACCTGGGCGGCGGCACCTTCGACGTGAGCATCCTCGACGTCGGAGACGGGGTGGTGGAGGTGCGCTCCACCGCCGGCGACAGCCACCTGGGCGGCGACGACTTCGACCGGCGTCTGGTCGATCACCTCGCGGACGACTTCCAGAAGGAGAACGGCATCGACCTGCGCCAGGACGCGCAGGCGCTGCAACGCTTGTTCGAGGCGGCGGAGAAGGCCAAGACCGAGCTGAGTTCGGTGACGCAGACGCAGGTCAGCCTGCCGTTCATCACCGCCGACGCCGCCGGGCCCAAGCACCTCACCGACTCGATCATGCGGTCCACGTTCGAGCAGATCACCGGCGACCTGGTGGAGCGCTGTCTGGGACCGGTCCAGCAGGCCATCGCCGACGCCAAGGTCGGCGAGAGCGACATCGACGAGGTCATCCTCGTCGGCGGATCCACCCGCATCCCCGCTGTCCAGACCCTGGTCCGCCGACTGACCGGCGGCAAGGAACCCAACATGAGCGTCAACCCCGATGAGGTCGTGGCCCTCGGCGCCGCGATCCAGGCAGGGGTGCTCAAGGGTGAGGTCAAGGACGTACTGCTGCTCGACGTGACCCCCTTGTCGCTGGGCGTGGAGACACGCGGCGGAGTGATGACGAAGATCATCGAGCGGAACACCACCATCCCGGTGCGCCGCAGCGAGACCTTCTCCACCGCCGAGGACAACCAGCCGGCCGTCGACGTGGTGGTCCTCCAGGGCGAGCGCGAGCTGGCCGCCGACAACCGGGTGCTGGGCCGGTTCCAGCTCACCGACATCCGGCCGGCGCCGCGGGGCGAAGCCCAGATCGAGGTCACCTTCGACATCGACGCCAACGGCATCCTCGAGGTCAAGGCCCGCGACCGGGACACCGGCAAGGAACAGGGCATCACGATCAGCGAGAGCTCCAACCTGGACCGCAGTGAGGTCGAACGCATGGTCCAGGAGGCCGAAAGCAACCAGGGCCAGGACAAGGCACTCCGCGAGGCCGTCGACGCCCGCAACGAACTCGACGCCGTCGCGTACCAGGTCGAGAAGCTTCTCGCCGAACTGGGCGACGCGGCGCCCGCGCACGAGAAGGCACGCGGCGAGATGCTCGTGTCGGACGCCCGCACGGCGGTCAAGGAAGAGGCGGGCGTCGAGCGCGTGCGGCCCCTGACCTCCGAACTCCAGCAGGTGCTCGCCGGGCTGGCGGCCCATCAGGGCGCCGCCGCCACGGGCGGAGGTCCCGGTCAGGACGCCGCCACCGGCGGACCCACGAGTGGCGGTGGCGGTGACGATGATGTCATCGACGCCGAGTTCGACAAGGGCTGA